One region of Enterobacter ludwigii genomic DNA includes:
- the soxR gene encoding redox-sensitive transcriptional activator SoxR has protein sequence MEKRLPRIKALLTPGEVAKRSGVAVSALHFYESKGLIKSIRNGGNQRRYTRDVLRYVAIIKIAQRIGIPLATIGEAFGVLPEGHTLSPKEWKELSSQWREELDRRIHTLVALRDELDGCIGCGCLSRSDCPLRNPGDRLGEQGTGARLLEED, from the coding sequence ATGGAAAAGAGATTGCCGCGAATTAAAGCGCTGTTAACTCCAGGTGAAGTGGCAAAGCGAAGCGGCGTTGCAGTATCCGCGCTCCACTTCTATGAAAGCAAAGGGTTAATCAAGAGTATCCGTAACGGTGGAAACCAGCGCCGCTATACCCGCGATGTGCTTCGCTATGTGGCGATTATCAAAATTGCGCAGAGAATCGGAATTCCCCTGGCCACTATTGGCGAGGCATTTGGCGTGCTGCCGGAAGGTCACACGCTGAGCCCGAAAGAGTGGAAGGAGCTTTCGTCCCAGTGGCGTGAAGAGCTGGACAGGCGTATCCATACCCTGGTCGCACTGCGTGACGAGCTGGATGGCTGCATTGGTTGCGGCTGTTTGTCCCGTAGTGATTGTCCGTTGCGTAACCCGGGCGACAGGCTGGGCGAACAGGGAACGGGAGCCCGATTGCTGGAAGAGGATTAA
- a CDS encoding glutathione S-transferase gives MLTVHHLNQSRSHRVIWALEELALPYEIIHYQREKNMLAPESLKKVHPLGKSPVVEDNGLILAESGAILEYLQETYDPDSRLKPLDPAHKVQYRFWLHYAEGSLMPLLLMKLVFNSLGKPPVPFGIRTLGKALGQGVQKAYLNRQLETHARFIESHLAKNSWFAGDSLSMADIQMSFPIFALLARGGINNLPHIQAWKKKVENSPGWKRTLEQGGPLSIPGDD, from the coding sequence ATGCTTACGGTACATCACCTTAACCAGTCGCGCTCACATCGTGTGATCTGGGCGCTGGAAGAACTCGCCCTGCCTTATGAGATCATTCACTACCAGCGCGAAAAGAACATGCTGGCTCCTGAGTCCCTCAAAAAAGTGCACCCGTTGGGCAAATCGCCGGTCGTCGAAGATAATGGCCTGATTCTGGCGGAGTCAGGCGCCATTCTGGAGTATTTGCAGGAAACGTACGATCCCGACTCACGGTTGAAACCCTTGGATCCCGCTCATAAGGTGCAATACCGCTTCTGGCTGCATTATGCCGAAGGGTCGCTGATGCCGCTGTTGTTAATGAAGCTGGTGTTTAACAGCCTCGGTAAACCTCCCGTCCCGTTTGGTATCAGAACGCTGGGTAAAGCGCTGGGACAGGGAGTGCAGAAAGCCTATCTTAACCGCCAGCTGGAAACCCATGCGCGCTTTATTGAGTCGCATCTTGCTAAAAACAGCTGGTTTGCCGGGGATTCGCTCAGCATGGCCGACATCCAGATGAGTTTCCCGATTTTTGCCCTGCTGGCGCGCGGTGGCATCAATAATCTGCCGCATATTCAGGCATGGAAGAAAAAGGTTGAGAACAGCCCCGGGTGGAAAAGAACGCTGGAACAAGGTGGGCCATTATCTATCCCGGGGGACGATTGA
- a CDS encoding Na+/H+ antiporter, which yields MEIFFTILIMTLVVSLSGVVTRVLPFQVPLPLMQIAIGALLAWPTFGLHVEFDPELFLVLFIPPLLFADGWKTPTREFLEHGREIFGLALALVVVTVVGIGFLIYWAVPGIPLIPAFALAAVLSPTDAVALSGIVGEGRIPKKIMGILQGEALMNDASGLVALKFAVAVAMGTMVFTVGGATLEFFKVAIGGILAGFVVSWLYGRSLRFLSRWGGDEPATQIVLLFLLPFASYLIAEHIGVSGILAAVAAGMTITRSGVMRRAPLAMRLRANSTWAMLEFVFNGMVFLLLGLQLPGIMESSLVAAEADPNVEVWMLFTDIVLIYLALMLVRFGWLWTMKKFSVRFLTKKPMEFGSWTTRELLIASFAGVRGAITLAGVLSIPLLLPTGDVFPARYELVFLAAGVILFSLFVGVVMLPILLQHIDAGDSTQQHKEERIARAATAEVAIVAIQKMEERLAADAEENIDNQLLTEVSSRVIGNLRRRADGRNDVESSLQEENLERRFRLAALRSERAELYHLRATRQISNETLQKLLHDLDLLEALLIENQ from the coding sequence ATGGAAATCTTCTTCACAATACTCATCATGACCCTTGTGGTCTCGCTATCTGGGGTAGTTACACGCGTACTGCCCTTTCAGGTCCCCCTTCCATTAATGCAAATTGCCATCGGCGCGCTGCTGGCGTGGCCAACGTTTGGCCTGCACGTGGAGTTCGATCCCGAACTGTTCCTCGTGCTGTTTATCCCACCACTGCTGTTTGCAGATGGCTGGAAAACCCCCACGCGCGAATTCCTTGAGCACGGGCGAGAGATTTTCGGTCTGGCGCTGGCGCTGGTGGTGGTCACCGTGGTTGGGATTGGTTTTCTGATTTACTGGGCGGTGCCGGGTATCCCGTTAATTCCCGCTTTTGCGCTGGCCGCCGTCCTGTCACCAACCGATGCTGTGGCACTTTCTGGCATTGTGGGTGAGGGCCGAATTCCGAAGAAAATTATGGGCATTCTACAGGGTGAGGCGCTGATGAATGACGCCTCCGGCCTGGTTGCCCTGAAGTTTGCGGTGGCGGTCGCGATGGGCACGATGGTCTTTACCGTCGGCGGTGCGACGCTGGAATTCTTCAAGGTGGCGATTGGCGGTATTCTCGCAGGCTTCGTGGTGAGCTGGCTGTACGGACGTTCGCTGCGGTTCCTCAGCCGTTGGGGCGGCGATGAGCCCGCAACGCAAATCGTGCTGCTGTTCCTTCTGCCTTTTGCCTCTTATCTGATTGCCGAACATATCGGCGTGTCAGGCATTCTGGCTGCGGTGGCGGCAGGCATGACCATCACCCGTTCCGGCGTGATGCGTCGCGCACCGTTGGCTATGCGTCTGCGTGCGAACAGCACCTGGGCAATGCTGGAATTTGTCTTTAACGGCATGGTGTTCCTGCTCCTGGGCCTGCAATTGCCAGGCATTATGGAGTCCTCGCTGGTGGCGGCCGAGGCCGATCCGAACGTTGAAGTCTGGATGCTGTTTACCGATATCGTGCTGATCTACCTGGCGTTAATGCTGGTGCGTTTCGGTTGGCTGTGGACGATGAAAAAGTTCAGCGTGCGTTTCCTGACGAAAAAACCGATGGAGTTCGGCTCGTGGACCACACGTGAACTGCTGATTGCCTCCTTCGCAGGGGTACGCGGGGCGATTACCCTCGCCGGTGTGCTCTCTATTCCATTGCTGCTACCGACGGGCGATGTCTTCCCGGCGCGCTATGAGCTGGTGTTCCTGGCGGCAGGTGTCATTCTGTTCTCGCTGTTTGTTGGCGTGGTGATGTTGCCTATTTTGCTGCAGCACATTGACGCCGGTGATTCGACCCAGCAGCACAAGGAAGAGCGCATTGCCCGTGCGGCGACTGCCGAAGTGGCGATTGTGGCAATCCAGAAAATGGAAGAACGTCTGGCCGCCGATGCGGAAGAGAACATCGACAATCAACTGCTGACGGAAGTCAGTTCCCGCGTGATTGGTAACCTGCGTCGCCGTGCCGATGGGCGTAACGATGTGGAAAGTTCGCTGCAGGAGGAGAACCTCGAACGCCGGTTCCGTCTGGCGGCGCTGCGTTCAGAGCGTGCTGAATTGTACCATCTGCGCGCCACGCGCCAGATCAGTAACGAAACGCTGCAAAAGCTGCTGCACGATCTGGATCTGCTGGAAGCGCTGTTGATAGAGAATCAGTAA
- the ghxP gene encoding guanine/hypoxanthine transporter GhxP, producing the protein MSTPSARTGGSLDAMFKISARGSTVRQEVVAGLTTFLAMVYSVIVVPGMLGKAGFPPAAVFVATCLVAGVGSIVMGLWANLPLAIGCAISLTAFTAFSLVLGQHISVPVALGAVFLMGVLFTVISATGIRSWILRNLPHGVAHGTGIGIGLFLLLIAANGVGLVIKNPLDGLPVALGHFASFPVIMSLIGLAVIIGLEKLKVPGGILLTIIGVSIVGLIFDPNVHFSGIFAMPSLSDDKGNSLIGSLDIVGALNPVILPSVLALVMTAVFDATGTIRAVAGQANLLDKDGQIIDGGKALTTDSLSSVFSGLVGAAPAAVYIESAAGTAAGGKTGLTAITVGVLFLLILFLSPLSYLVPAYATAPALMYVGLLMLSNVAKIDFADFVDAMSGLITAVFIVLTCNIVTGIMIGFASLVIGRLVSGEWRKLNIGTVVIAVALVAFYAGGWAI; encoded by the coding sequence ATGTCTACGCCATCTGCGCGTACTGGCGGTTCACTTGACGCCATGTTTAAAATTTCGGCTCGCGGCAGCACCGTGCGCCAGGAAGTCGTTGCCGGTCTGACAACGTTCCTGGCGATGGTTTACTCCGTCATTGTTGTGCCGGGCATGCTGGGCAAAGCGGGCTTCCCGCCTGCAGCTGTCTTTGTTGCTACCTGCCTTGTGGCCGGTGTGGGCTCCATCGTGATGGGCCTGTGGGCGAACCTGCCGCTGGCAATTGGTTGCGCTATCTCTCTGACGGCGTTTACCGCATTCAGTCTGGTGCTGGGTCAACACATCAGCGTACCGGTTGCGTTGGGTGCCGTGTTCCTGATGGGGGTACTGTTTACCGTTATTTCAGCGACCGGCATCCGTAGCTGGATTTTGCGCAACCTGCCGCACGGCGTAGCGCACGGTACGGGTATCGGTATCGGCCTGTTCCTGCTGCTGATTGCCGCCAACGGCGTCGGTCTGGTCATCAAGAACCCGCTGGACGGTCTGCCGGTTGCGCTCGGTCACTTCGCGAGCTTCCCGGTGATTATGTCTTTGATTGGCCTGGCGGTGATTATCGGTCTGGAAAAACTGAAAGTCCCGGGCGGTATTCTGCTGACCATTATCGGGGTTTCTATTGTCGGCCTGATTTTCGATCCAAACGTCCACTTCTCCGGGATTTTCGCCATGCCGTCGCTGAGCGATGACAAAGGCAACTCCCTGATTGGTAGCCTGGATATCGTCGGCGCGCTGAACCCGGTGATCCTGCCAAGCGTGCTGGCGCTGGTGATGACTGCCGTGTTTGATGCAACCGGAACTATCCGCGCGGTAGCGGGACAAGCGAACCTGCTGGATAAAGACGGTCAGATTATTGATGGCGGCAAAGCGCTGACCACTGACTCCCTGAGCAGCGTCTTCTCTGGTCTGGTGGGTGCGGCACCGGCTGCAGTATACATCGAGTCCGCAGCGGGGACGGCGGCAGGCGGTAAAACCGGCCTGACGGCGATCACCGTCGGCGTGCTGTTCCTGCTGATCCTGTTCCTTTCTCCGCTCTCCTATCTGGTTCCGGCGTATGCGACCGCACCAGCGCTGATGTACGTTGGTCTGCTGATGCTGAGCAACGTGGCAAAAATCGACTTTGCTGACTTTGTGGATGCGATGTCCGGCCTCATCACCGCGGTATTTATCGTACTGACCTGTAACATCGTGACCGGCATTATGATCGGTTTTGCATCGCTGGTGATTGGTCGTCTGGTCTCTGGCGAGTGGCGCAAACTGAACATCGGCACGGTGGTGATCGCCGTTGCGCTGGTGGCGTTCTACGCGGGCGGTTGGGCAATCTAA